Part of the Burkholderia humptydooensis genome, CCGCGACGCCGCGCTTGACGAGTCCGCCGATCAACGCGGCGGCCATGTTGCCGCCGCCGATGAATGCGATTTTCATGATGAATGAGACCGTTGAGAGAGAAGTGACGGGTTCAGTGGGCGTAGTCGCGCGCGCCGAAGATCGCGGTGCCGATTCGCACGATCGTCGCGCCTTCGGCGACCGCGGCCTCGAGGTCGTCCGACATGCCCATCGACAGCGTGTCGAGCGCGAGCCCGCCCGCGCGCAGTTGCTCGAGGAGCGCATGCAGCGCGCGGTGCGGCGCGCGCTTCGCTTCGGGATCGGTCGCGGGCTCGGGGATCGCCATCAGGCCGCGCAGCCGCAGCGCGGGCAGCGCGGCGACCGCGCGCGCGAGCTCGGCCGCGTCCGCGGGCGCGACGCCGCTCTTCGACGCCTCGCCGCTGATGTTCACCTGCACGCAGACGTTCAACGGCGGCAGGTGCGCGGGCCGCTGCCCGGACAGGCGCTGCGCGATCTTCAGCCGGTCGACCGTATGCACCCAGTCGAAGCGCTCGGCGACGGGCCGCGTCTTGTTCGACTGCAGCGGACCGATGAAATGCCATTCGAGCTCGGCGCGCAGATCGGCGAGCGTGTCGATCTTGTCGATCGATTCCTGCACGTAGTTCTCGCCGAACGCGCGTTGGCCGGCCGCGTGCGCGGCGCGCACCGCGTCGGCCGGAAACGTCTTCGACACCGCGAGCAGCGTGACCGCGCGCGGATCGCGGCCGGCCGCGCGGGCGGCGTCGTCGATGCGGCGATGAACGGAGGCGAAGCGGGCGGCGAGATCGGACATGGCAGGACGAACGAAACGTGAGACGCGCGCCGGCACGGCGTGCCGCGGCGCGCGACGAATGCGGGAATTATACGGATAACCGGCGCGGATAACCGGCGCAAACGACCGGCGCAAACGACCGGCGCAAACGACCGGCGCGTGCGAAGCGCGGCATGCGCCGCGCGGCGTCAGCCGTACAGCAGGTTCTCGACGAGCTGCACCCAGTGCACGACGGGCACCGGCGTGCCGCTTTGCAGATGCGCGATGCAGCCGATGTTCGCCGATACGATCATCTGCGGCTCGGTCGCCTGCAGCTTCGCGAGCTTCTGCTTGCGCAGCTTGTACGCGAGCGACGGCTGCGTGAGCGAGTAGGTGCCCGCCGAGCCGCAGCACAGATGGCTGTC contains:
- a CDS encoding YggS family pyridoxal phosphate-dependent enzyme, whose product is MSDLAARFASVHRRIDDAARAAGRDPRAVTLLAVSKTFPADAVRAAHAAGQRAFGENYVQESIDKIDTLADLRAELEWHFIGPLQSNKTRPVAERFDWVHTVDRLKIAQRLSGQRPAHLPPLNVCVQVNISGEASKSGVAPADAAELARAVAALPALRLRGLMAIPEPATDPEAKRAPHRALHALLEQLRAGGLALDTLSMGMSDDLEAAVAEGATIVRIGTAIFGARDYAH